Proteins co-encoded in one Aspergillus luchuensis IFO 4308 DNA, chromosome 6, nearly complete sequence genomic window:
- a CDS encoding MMtag domain-containing protein (COG:S;~EggNog:ENOG410PRQJ;~InterPro:IPR039207,IPR019315;~PFAM:PF10159), with amino-acid sequence MDLVAGVRKEGSRGGRGDFKWSDVKDSAHRENYLGHSVMAPVGRWQQGKDLMWYAKGDGDDEDQARREREEKQRVKEAEEEAMARALGLPIPPKASDNANLVPLGDKDGQRTIKEEATEDRDEEEGKGLGYGSSRRSGHSRSPGRDRKRDRPGDRDRDRDRERERRHRRHGEERERRHRSHRHRSRSRSRDRDRDHRRRRSRSRSRSRDRRRDDHRRPREDRHRAHPRERDSPDHHRRR; translated from the exons ATGGATCTCGTCGCAGGTGTTCGGAAAGAGGGCAGCCG CGGTGGCCGCGGCGATTTCAAATGGTCCGATGTCAAAGATTCCGCGCATCGCGAGAACTATCTCGGCCACTCAGTCATGGCTCCTGTCGGACGCTGGCAGCAGGGAAAAGATCTGATGTGGTACGCAAAGGGAGAcggtgatgacgaagatcaGGCCAGAAGGGAACGTGAGGAGAAACAGCGCGtcaaagaagctgaagaagaagcgatgGCGCGAGCGCTAGGTCTTCCGATACCGCCGAAGGCGTCAGACAATGCCAACTTGGTGCCTCTTGGGGACAAAGATGGACAAAGGACTATAAAGGAGGAGGCTACAGAAGATcgcgatgaggaagaaggaaagggccTTGGGTATGGCTCGTCCCGACGCAGCGGCCATAGTCGAAGCCCGGGGAGGGATCGAAAGCGAGACCGCCCAGGCGACAGAGATAGGGACAGGGACAGGGAACGAGAGCGCAGGCATCGCAGGCATGGTGAGGAGCGCGAGCGACGTCATCGCAGTCATCGCCACAGATCTAGAAGTAGGTCGCGTGATCGTGATCGCGACCACAGAAGAAGACGCTCGCGATCACGGTCAAGGAGTAGAGACCGGAGACGTGACGACCATAGGAGACCGCGAGAGGATCGTCATCGCGCTCACCCGAGAGAAAGAGATTCTCCCGATCACCATCGACGACGCTGA